A single window of Pseudomonas benzenivorans DNA harbors:
- the glcC gene encoding transcriptional regulator GlcC, translating into MSESTAAPRRQVSDVVAERIERLIVDGVLKVGQPLPSERRLCEKLGISRSALREGLKVLRGRGIIETAQGRDSRVAALSGPRDASPLMSLFSSQPRTLYDLLEVRALLEAESARLAALRGTDADFVLLTRRYEEMLAAHDRPEGVEPREHARLDHAFHLAICEASHNPVLLHTLQSLTDLMLSTVFASVNNLYHRPLQKRQIDRQHARLYHAVIERLPEQAQRAAREHIHGIRDNLRDIEQEEQRLVRATMRLEGWS; encoded by the coding sequence ATGAGCGAATCAACTGCCGCCCCCCGCCGCCAGGTCAGCGACGTGGTGGCCGAACGCATCGAGCGCCTGATCGTCGACGGCGTGCTCAAGGTCGGCCAGCCGCTGCCGTCGGAGCGGCGCCTGTGCGAAAAGCTGGGCATTTCCCGCTCGGCCCTGCGCGAAGGGCTCAAGGTTCTGCGCGGGCGCGGCATCATCGAGACCGCCCAGGGCCGCGATTCGCGGGTCGCTGCGCTGAGCGGACCGCGCGACGCCAGCCCGTTGATGAGCCTGTTCAGTTCGCAGCCACGCACCCTTTACGACCTGCTGGAAGTGCGCGCGCTGCTGGAAGCCGAGTCGGCGCGCCTGGCGGCCCTGCGCGGCACCGATGCCGACTTCGTCCTGCTGACCCGGCGCTACGAGGAGATGCTCGCCGCCCACGACCGCCCCGAAGGCGTCGAGCCGCGGGAGCACGCACGCCTCGACCACGCCTTCCACCTGGCCATCTGCGAGGCCTCGCACAACCCGGTGCTGCTGCACACCCTGCAGTCGCTGACCGACCTGATGCTCAGCACGGTGTTCGCCTCGGTGAACAACCTCTATCACCGGCCGCTGCAGAAGCGTCAGATCGACCGCCAGCATGCGCGCCTGTACCACGCGGTGATCGAGCGCCTGCCGGAACAGGCGCAGCGCGCGGCCCGCGAGCATATCCACGGCATCCGCGACAACCTGCGCGACATCGAGCAGGAAGAACAGCGCCTGGTGCGCGCCACCATGCGCCTGGAGGGCTGGTCCTAG
- a CDS encoding chorismate--pyruvate lyase family protein: MPHASLAHPPRWLSASQLHPTPAAGVRDWLFNQDSLTRRLTALAAGGFSVTPLVEGWQRLRNDECVALGVAAGSLGWVREVYLRGHGQPWVFARSVAARSALEGSGLALDQLGSRSLGELLFSDRAFDRGALQACHYPAAWLPAEARAERLWARRSCFSRGALGVLVAEVFLPALWDAAGIDT, translated from the coding sequence GTGCCCCACGCCTCCCTAGCCCACCCGCCCCGCTGGCTGAGCGCCAGCCAGTTGCATCCGACGCCCGCCGCCGGGGTGCGCGACTGGCTGTTCAACCAGGACTCACTGACCCGCCGCCTGACTGCCCTGGCCGCCGGCGGCTTCAGCGTTACCCCCTTGGTCGAGGGCTGGCAGCGCCTGCGCAACGACGAGTGCGTCGCCCTCGGCGTGGCCGCCGGCAGCCTCGGCTGGGTGCGCGAGGTCTACCTGCGCGGCCATGGCCAGCCCTGGGTGTTCGCCCGCAGCGTGGCCGCACGCAGCGCCCTGGAGGGCTCGGGCCTGGCCCTCGACCAGCTCGGCAGCCGCTCGCTCGGCGAACTGCTGTTCAGCGACCGCGCCTTCGACCGCGGCGCCTTGCAGGCCTGTCACTACCCCGCCGCCTGGCTGCCCGCCGAGGCGCGCGCCGAGCGCCTGTGGGCGCGGCGCTCGTGCTTCAGCCGTGGCGCCCTCGGCGTGCTGGTGGCCGAGGTGTTCCTGCCGGCGCTGTGGGACGCCGCCGGGATCGACACCTAG
- the ubiA gene encoding 4-hydroxybenzoate octaprenyltransferase has product MYTRLLKSFDRLHPRAWDFIQLMRLDKPIGIYLLLWPTLWALWVAAEGVPSAKNLFIFVTGVILMRAAGCVINDYADRDFDGHVARTQARPLASGRVQPREALLLFAMLVAAAFVLVLLTNAATIWLSFGGLALAACYPFMKRYTFYPQVVLGAAFSWGMPMAFTAETGGVPPEAWLLYIANLLWTVAYDTYYAMADREDDLKIGVKSTAILFGDADRPIIASLQGLALLCLLLAAARFELGLYFHLGLLVAAGCFAWEYHKTRNRKPMACFNAFLHNHWAGLAIFLGLVADYALR; this is encoded by the coding sequence ATGTATACCCGCCTGCTGAAATCCTTCGATCGCCTGCACCCCCGCGCCTGGGACTTCATCCAGCTGATGCGCCTGGACAAGCCGATCGGCATCTACCTGCTGCTGTGGCCGACTCTCTGGGCGCTGTGGGTGGCGGCCGAGGGTGTGCCAAGCGCGAAGAACCTGTTCATCTTCGTCACCGGGGTGATCCTGATGCGCGCCGCCGGCTGCGTGATCAACGACTACGCCGACCGCGACTTCGACGGCCATGTCGCGCGCACCCAGGCGCGGCCGCTGGCCAGCGGCCGGGTTCAGCCGCGCGAGGCCCTGCTGCTGTTCGCCATGCTGGTGGCGGCCGCCTTCGTGCTGGTGCTGCTGACCAACGCCGCGACCATCTGGCTGTCCTTCGGCGGCCTGGCCCTGGCCGCCTGCTACCCCTTCATGAAGCGCTACACCTTCTACCCCCAGGTGGTGCTCGGCGCGGCGTTTTCCTGGGGCATGCCGATGGCCTTTACCGCCGAGACCGGCGGCGTGCCGCCGGAAGCCTGGCTGCTGTACATCGCCAACCTGCTGTGGACGGTGGCCTACGACACCTACTACGCCATGGCCGATCGCGAGGACGACCTGAAGATCGGGGTCAAATCCACCGCCATTCTGTTCGGCGATGCCGATCGCCCGATCATCGCCAGCCTGCAGGGCCTGGCGCTGCTCTGCCTGCTGCTGGCGGCGGCGCGCTTCGAGCTGGGCCTGTACTTCCACCTCGGCCTGCTGGTCGCCGCCGGCTGCTTCGCCTGGGAGTACCACAAGACCCGCAACCGCAAGCCCATGGCCTGCTTCAACGCCTTTCTGCACAACCACTGGGCCGGGCTGGCGATCTTCCTCGGCCTGGTCGCCGACTACGCCCTGCGCTGA
- the phoB gene encoding phosphate regulon transcriptional regulator PhoB, producing the protein MVGKNILIVDDEAPIREMIAVALEMAGYECLEAENTQQAHAIIVDRKPDLILLDWMLPGTSGIELARRLKRDELTGDIPIIMLTAKGEEDNKIQGLEVGADDYITKPFSPRELVARLKAVLRRAGPSDSEGPIEVGGLLLDPISHRVTIDGKPAEMGPTEYRLLQFFMTHQERAYTRGQLLDQVWGGNVYVEERTVDVHIRRLRKALGEGYENLVQTVRGTGYRFSTKS; encoded by the coding sequence ATGGTTGGCAAGAACATCCTGATCGTCGATGACGAAGCACCGATCCGCGAGATGATCGCGGTGGCCCTGGAGATGGCCGGATACGAGTGCCTGGAAGCGGAAAACACCCAGCAGGCTCACGCCATCATCGTCGACCGCAAGCCCGACCTGATCCTCCTCGACTGGATGCTCCCCGGCACCAGCGGCATCGAGCTGGCCCGGCGGCTCAAGCGCGACGAGCTGACCGGCGACATCCCGATCATCATGCTCACCGCCAAGGGCGAAGAGGACAACAAGATCCAGGGCCTGGAAGTCGGCGCCGACGACTACATCACCAAGCCGTTCTCGCCGCGCGAACTGGTCGCCCGCCTCAAGGCGGTGCTGCGCCGCGCCGGTCCCAGCGACAGCGAAGGGCCGATCGAAGTGGGCGGGCTGCTGCTCGACCCGATCAGCCACCGGGTGACCATCGACGGCAAGCCGGCCGAGATGGGCCCCACCGAATACCGCCTGCTGCAGTTCTTCATGACCCACCAGGAGCGCGCCTACACCCGTGGCCAACTGCTCGATCAGGTCTGGGGCGGCAACGTCTATGTCGAGGAGCGCACCGTCGACGTGCATATCCGCCGCCTGCGCAAGGCCCTCGGCGAGGGCTACGAGAACCTGGTGCAAACCGTGCGCGGCACCGGCTATCGTTTCTCCACCAAGAGCTAG
- the phoR gene encoding phosphate regulon sensor histidine kinase PhoR has translation MNQNWHGALTRRLLLLVGACLLLGLITGQTAWALVIGLAGYLAWNLSQLLRLHKWLREHQPDEPPPDGYGLWGEVFDSIYNLQRRNEKARGRLQAVIDRVQESTAALRDAVIMLDRDGNLEWWNRAAETLLGLQTPQDSGQPISNLVRDPRFKEYFEREHYLEPLDLPSPVNSRVHLQIQITQYGNNEHLMLVRDVTRLHQLEQMRKDFVANVSHELRTPLTVISGYLETLLDNVEALSPRWLRALQQMQQQGARMQALLNDLLLLAKLEATDYPTDNQPVAVDLLLLTINNDAQALSGERRHRISLEADQDLKLKGSEAELRSAFSNLVFNAVKYSPGGGEINIRWWGDEQGAHLAVRDNGPGIEAKHLPRLTERFYRVDASRASNTGGTGLGLAIVKHVLLRHRGRLDISSSLGKGSTFTCHFPTAQVVRRTK, from the coding sequence GTGAACCAAAACTGGCATGGCGCCCTGACGCGCCGCCTGCTGCTGCTGGTCGGCGCCTGCCTGCTGCTGGGCCTGATCACCGGCCAGACCGCCTGGGCGCTGGTCATCGGCCTGGCCGGCTACCTGGCCTGGAACCTCAGCCAGCTGCTGCGCCTGCACAAATGGCTGCGCGAGCATCAGCCCGACGAGCCGCCGCCGGATGGCTACGGCCTGTGGGGCGAGGTGTTCGACAGCATCTACAACCTGCAACGGCGCAACGAGAAGGCGCGCGGCCGGCTGCAGGCGGTCATCGACCGGGTGCAGGAGTCCACCGCGGCACTGCGCGACGCGGTGATCATGCTCGACCGCGACGGCAACCTGGAGTGGTGGAACCGAGCCGCGGAGACCCTGCTCGGCCTGCAGACCCCCCAGGACAGCGGTCAGCCGATCAGCAACCTGGTGCGCGACCCACGCTTCAAGGAGTACTTCGAGCGCGAGCACTACCTCGAGCCGCTGGACCTGCCCTCGCCGGTCAACAGCCGCGTGCACCTGCAGATCCAGATCACCCAGTACGGCAACAACGAGCACCTGATGCTGGTGCGCGACGTCACCCGGCTGCATCAGCTGGAGCAGATGCGCAAGGATTTCGTCGCCAACGTTTCCCACGAACTGCGCACCCCGCTGACGGTGATCAGCGGTTACCTGGAAACCCTGCTGGACAACGTCGAGGCCCTCAGTCCGCGCTGGCTGCGCGCCCTGCAACAGATGCAGCAGCAGGGCGCACGCATGCAGGCCCTGCTCAACGACCTGCTGTTGCTGGCCAAGCTGGAAGCCACCGACTACCCCACGGACAACCAGCCGGTGGCGGTCGACCTGCTGCTGCTGACGATCAACAACGACGCCCAGGCCCTGTCCGGCGAACGCCGCCACCGCATCAGCCTGGAGGCCGACCAGGACCTCAAGCTCAAGGGCAGCGAGGCGGAACTGCGCAGCGCCTTCTCCAACCTGGTGTTCAACGCGGTGAAGTACAGCCCCGGCGGCGGCGAGATCAACATTCGCTGGTGGGGCGACGAACAGGGCGCGCACCTGGCGGTGCGGGACAACGGACCGGGCATCGAGGCCAAGCACCTGCCGCGCCTGACCGAACGCTTCTACCGGGTCGACGCCAGCCGCGCCAGCAACACCGGCGGCACCGGCCTCGGCCTGGCCATCGTCAAGCACGTGTTGCTGCGCCATCGCGGGCGCCTGGACATCAGCAGCAGCCTGGGCAAGGGCAGCACCTTCACCTGCCATTTCCCCACCGCCCAGGTGGTGCGTCGGACCAAGTAA
- a CDS encoding hemolysin family protein — protein sequence MDPSSSYSAAAYFADFGLVLFALFLVLLNGFFVAAEFAIVRLRATKVESLAEQHGWRGHILRTVHEQMDAYLSACQLGITLASLGLGWVGEPAFAHLLEPLLGAIGIESPKLVSAIAFFSAFAIISYLHIVVGELAPKSWAIRKPELLSLWTAAPLYLFYWLMYPAIFLLNASANAILRVAGQGEPGPHHEHHYSRDELKLILHSSRARDPGDQGMRVLASAVELGELEVVDWANSREDLVYLELNAPLEEVFSVFRRHKYSRYPVYDTEAEDFVGVLHIKDLLLHLSLLEMLPSALKISELMHPIERVTRHMPLSSLLEQFRQGGAHFALVEEADGKVIGYLTMEDVLEALVGDIQDEHRKAERGILAYQPGKLLVRGDTPLFKVERLLGVNLDHIEAETLAGLVYETLKRVPEEEEVLVVEGLRIIIKKMKGPKILLAKVLRLD from the coding sequence ATGGACCCCTCCTCTAGCTACTCCGCCGCTGCCTATTTCGCCGATTTCGGCCTGGTTCTATTCGCACTCTTCCTGGTTCTGCTCAACGGCTTCTTCGTCGCCGCCGAGTTCGCCATCGTCCGCCTGCGCGCGACCAAGGTCGAATCCCTGGCCGAGCAGCACGGCTGGCGCGGGCATATCCTGCGCACCGTGCACGAGCAGATGGACGCCTACCTGTCGGCCTGCCAGCTGGGCATCACCCTGGCCTCCCTGGGCCTGGGCTGGGTCGGCGAGCCGGCCTTCGCCCACCTGCTCGAACCGCTGCTCGGCGCCATCGGCATCGAGTCGCCGAAGCTGGTCAGCGCCATCGCCTTCTTCAGCGCCTTCGCCATCATCTCCTACCTGCACATCGTGGTCGGCGAGCTGGCGCCCAAGTCCTGGGCGATCCGCAAGCCCGAATTGCTGTCGCTGTGGACAGCTGCACCGCTGTACCTGTTCTACTGGCTGATGTACCCGGCGATCTTCCTGCTCAACGCCAGCGCCAACGCCATCCTGCGCGTCGCCGGTCAGGGCGAGCCTGGGCCGCACCACGAGCACCACTACAGCCGCGACGAACTCAAGCTGATCCTGCACTCCAGCCGCGCCCGCGACCCGGGTGACCAGGGCATGCGCGTGCTGGCCTCGGCGGTGGAGCTGGGCGAACTGGAGGTGGTGGACTGGGCCAACTCCCGCGAGGACCTGGTCTACCTGGAGCTGAACGCACCTCTGGAAGAGGTGTTCAGCGTGTTCCGCCGGCACAAGTACAGCCGCTACCCGGTGTACGACACCGAGGCCGAGGACTTCGTCGGCGTGCTGCACATCAAGGACCTGCTGCTGCACCTGTCGCTGCTGGAAATGCTGCCCTCGGCACTGAAGATTTCCGAGCTGATGCACCCGATCGAACGGGTCACCCGGCATATGCCGCTGTCCAGCCTGCTCGAGCAGTTCCGCCAGGGCGGCGCGCACTTCGCCCTGGTCGAGGAGGCCGACGGCAAGGTGATCGGCTACCTGACCATGGAGGACGTGCTGGAGGCCCTGGTCGGCGACATCCAGGACGAACACCGCAAGGCCGAGCGCGGCATCCTCGCCTACCAGCCGGGCAAGCTGCTGGTGCGCGGCGACACGCCGCTGTTCAAGGTCGAGCGCCTGCTCGGCGTCAACCTCGACCATATCGAGGCGGAAACCCTCGCCGGACTGGTGTACGAGACGCTCAAGCGGGTACCGGAGGAAGAAGAGGTGCTGGTGGTCGAGGGCCTGCGCATCATCATCAAGAAGATGAAGGGTCCGAAGATCCTCCTGGCCAAGGTCCTGCGCCTGGACTGA
- a CDS encoding DMT family transporter, with product MQDRQKGLLLTAFGVLVLSPDALVLRWLAADAMQILAWRGLLMAVGLGLLLAWRYRGELPAAARRCGWTGLGCALCYCVSTIGFVQAISLAGAANTLLILSIAPLIAAALAWIFLGERLALRTLLAILICVGGVLLIVADRSPGNSLAGNAWALAAATLLAGNFTLARSRPAVDMSPSLVPGALLVSLLGFLFGGHPALSVPQWAGLAFMAGLLLPLAFTLIQLGPRWISGTEVGLLLLLEVVLGPLWVWWLLGEAPSRQVLLGGGLIFLTLCGHSLLGWRRAAPQPG from the coding sequence GTGCAGGACAGGCAGAAGGGCTTGCTGTTGACCGCCTTCGGGGTGCTGGTGCTGTCCCCGGACGCCCTGGTGCTGCGCTGGCTGGCGGCCGATGCCATGCAGATCCTGGCCTGGCGTGGCCTGCTGATGGCCGTCGGCCTGGGTCTGCTGCTGGCCTGGCGCTACCGCGGCGAGCTGCCGGCCGCCGCCCGCCGCTGTGGCTGGACCGGCCTCGGCTGCGCCCTGTGCTACTGCGTCAGCACCATCGGCTTCGTCCAGGCGATCAGCCTGGCCGGGGCGGCCAACACCCTGCTGATCCTCAGCATCGCCCCGCTGATCGCCGCGGCCCTGGCCTGGATTTTTCTCGGCGAACGCCTGGCCCTGCGCACCCTGCTGGCGATCCTGATCTGCGTCGGCGGGGTGCTGCTGATCGTCGCCGACCGCTCGCCGGGCAACAGCCTGGCGGGCAACGCCTGGGCCCTGGCGGCCGCCACCCTGTTGGCGGGCAACTTCACCCTGGCGCGCAGTCGCCCGGCGGTGGACATGAGCCCGTCGCTGGTGCCCGGTGCCCTGCTGGTGTCGCTGCTGGGGTTCCTGTTCGGCGGCCATCCGGCCCTGAGCGTGCCGCAGTGGGCCGGTCTGGCCTTCATGGCCGGGCTGCTGCTGCCGCTGGCGTTCACCCTGATCCAGCTCGGCCCGCGCTGGATCAGCGGCACCGAGGTGGGGCTGTTGCTGCTGCTGGAGGTGGTGCTCGGGCCGCTGTGGGTCTGGTGGCTGCTGGGCGAGGCGCCGAGCCGCCAGGTGCTGCTGGGCGGCGGCCTGATCTTCCTCACCCTGTGCGGTCACAGCCTGCTGGGCTGGCGGCGCGCGGCGCCGCAGCCCGGCTGA
- a CDS encoding maleate cis-trans isomerase family protein produces MVQSFAEFQALQQTFEHVRASDDGHVRIGLVQLASDFTLENEWRQLLGERVELYSTRTPCSPTVTPDGLRGLAQGLSQSSALLVPGMPLDVLAFGCTSGSMLIGEQEVTRLINQAHPGVPVTNPWSAVKAALRGLDARRIAVLTPYIGEVNYPIYQGLQRAGHEVAAFGTFGVLEDAEIPRIPEAAIKQAARELLIGQRVDALFLSCTNLRTLGMLGELERSLGLPVISSNQAMFWHALQLAGCVHRPQGFGTLLTDSYALA; encoded by the coding sequence ATGGTCCAGTCCTTCGCCGAGTTCCAGGCCCTGCAGCAGACCTTCGAGCACGTACGGGCCAGCGATGACGGCCATGTGCGCATCGGTCTGGTGCAGCTGGCCAGCGACTTCACCCTGGAGAACGAGTGGCGCCAGCTGCTCGGTGAGCGGGTCGAGCTGTACAGCACCCGCACCCCCTGCAGCCCGACCGTCACCCCGGACGGGTTGCGCGGCCTGGCCCAGGGCCTGAGCCAGTCCAGCGCGCTGCTGGTGCCGGGCATGCCCCTGGACGTGCTGGCCTTCGGCTGCACCTCGGGCAGCATGCTGATCGGCGAGCAGGAGGTGACCCGGCTGATCAACCAGGCCCACCCCGGCGTGCCGGTGACCAACCCCTGGAGCGCGGTCAAGGCGGCCCTGCGCGGCCTCGACGCGCGGCGCATCGCGGTGCTCACGCCGTACATCGGCGAGGTCAACTACCCGATCTACCAGGGCCTGCAGCGGGCCGGCCACGAGGTGGCGGCCTTCGGCACCTTCGGCGTGCTGGAGGATGCCGAGATTCCGCGGATTCCCGAGGCGGCCATCAAGCAGGCGGCACGCGAGCTGCTGATCGGCCAGCGGGTCGACGCGCTGTTCCTCTCCTGCACCAACCTGCGCACCCTGGGCATGCTCGGCGAGCTGGAGCGCAGCCTGGGCCTGCCGGTGATCTCCAGCAACCAGGCGATGTTCTGGCATGCCCTGCAGCTGGCTGGCTGCGTGCATCGGCCCCAGGGTTTCGGTACCTTGCTGACCGACAGCTACGCGTTGGCGTGA
- a CDS encoding cyclodeaminase yields the protein MNIYKREQIAAKVKLDPAALAAVEAGFAALGRGEVEMPPILSMNIAESNGEVDVKTAHIQGWPRFAVKISPGFFDNPKLGLPSLNGLMLLFSAKTGLVDAVLFDEGYLTDIRTALAGAIAAKHLARENAQRVAVIGAGLQAELQVAALRLVRDIRQVHVHARGRSKAEAYATRMREQYGLAVTVHDSAADACAQADIVVTTTPAREPVLRWSDLPRGVHVTAMGSDNPHKQELEPSILANADVLVVDRLSQSRALGELHHAPDLQREVFELGRLIAEERQARSSAEQVTVCDLTGTGVQDTAIANYAARLLEEA from the coding sequence ATGAACATCTATAAGCGTGAGCAGATCGCCGCCAAGGTGAAGCTCGACCCGGCGGCCCTGGCCGCCGTGGAAGCCGGCTTCGCCGCCCTCGGCCGTGGCGAGGTGGAGATGCCGCCGATCCTCAGCATGAACATCGCCGAGAGCAACGGCGAGGTGGACGTGAAGACCGCCCACATCCAGGGCTGGCCGCGCTTCGCGGTGAAGATCAGCCCCGGCTTCTTCGACAATCCCAAGCTCGGCCTGCCCAGCCTCAACGGCCTGATGCTGCTGTTCTCGGCCAAGACCGGGCTGGTCGATGCGGTGCTGTTCGACGAGGGCTACCTGACCGACATCCGCACCGCCCTGGCCGGCGCCATCGCCGCCAAGCACCTGGCCCGCGAGAATGCCCAGCGGGTCGCGGTGATCGGCGCCGGCCTGCAGGCCGAGCTGCAGGTGGCGGCCCTGCGCCTGGTGCGCGACATCCGCCAGGTGCATGTGCACGCCCGCGGGCGCAGCAAGGCCGAGGCCTATGCCACGCGCATGCGCGAGCAGTACGGCCTGGCGGTGACGGTGCACGACAGCGCCGCCGACGCCTGTGCCCAGGCCGACATCGTGGTCACCACCACCCCGGCCCGCGAGCCGGTGCTGCGCTGGAGCGACCTGCCCAGGGGCGTGCATGTCACCGCCATGGGCTCGGACAACCCGCACAAGCAGGAACTGGAGCCGAGCATCCTGGCCAACGCCGACGTGCTGGTGGTCGATCGCCTCAGTCAGTCCCGCGCCCTCGGCGAGCTGCACCACGCCCCGGACCTGCAGCGCGAGGTGTTCGAACTGGGCCGCCTGATCGCCGAGGAGCGCCAGGCGCGCAGCTCTGCCGAGCAGGTCACCGTATGCGACCTGACCGGCACCGGGGTGCAGGACACCGCCATCGCCAACTACGCCGCGCGCCTGCTCGAGGAGGCCTGA
- the eutB gene encoding hydroxyectoine utilization dehydratase EutB has product MSKQLTLQDIYLARRRIAGLALRTPLVRSESLSRRWNCEAWLKLDCLQPTGAFKLRGAVNALLGLDAEQRQRGVVTMSTGNFGRALAYAGQHLGIPVKVCISRLVPDNKVEALRQSGADLVIHGQIQDEADVEARRLRDEQGLAYVSPFDDPLVIAGQGTCGLEIMEEQPEIDLVFAGLSGGGLIAGIGLAVKTINPRAEVIGVSMNEGAAMLESLAAGHPVQVPEVASLADSLGGGVGLDNAWSFAMTQRYMDRGYRVDEEQIARAMVHFLREEKLLVEGAAAVGVAAVEQHQLDLSGRRVAFVVSGQNLSTATFAEACRLAGERPYEHL; this is encoded by the coding sequence ATGAGCAAACAACTGACACTGCAAGACATCTACCTGGCGCGCCGGCGCATCGCCGGGCTGGCCCTGCGCACGCCGCTGGTGCGTTCCGAATCGCTGTCGCGGCGCTGGAACTGCGAGGCCTGGCTGAAGCTGGACTGCCTGCAGCCGACCGGTGCCTTCAAGCTGCGCGGCGCGGTCAACGCGCTGCTGGGCCTGGACGCCGAACAGCGCCAGCGCGGCGTGGTGACCATGTCCACCGGCAATTTCGGTCGCGCCCTGGCCTACGCCGGCCAGCACCTGGGCATTCCGGTCAAGGTTTGCATCTCGCGCCTGGTGCCGGACAACAAGGTCGAGGCTCTGCGCCAGAGCGGCGCCGATCTGGTGATCCACGGCCAGATCCAGGACGAGGCCGACGTCGAGGCGCGCCGCCTGCGCGACGAGCAGGGCCTGGCCTATGTCTCGCCGTTCGACGATCCGCTGGTGATCGCCGGCCAGGGCACCTGCGGGCTGGAGATCATGGAAGAGCAGCCGGAGATCGACCTGGTGTTCGCCGGCCTGTCCGGCGGCGGCCTGATCGCCGGCATAGGCCTGGCGGTGAAGACCATCAACCCGCGGGCCGAGGTGATCGGCGTGAGCATGAACGAGGGCGCGGCGATGCTCGAGAGCCTGGCCGCCGGCCATCCGGTGCAGGTGCCCGAAGTGGCGTCGCTGGCCGACAGCCTGGGCGGCGGCGTGGGCCTGGACAACGCCTGGAGCTTCGCCATGACCCAGCGCTACATGGACCGTGGCTACCGGGTCGACGAGGAGCAGATCGCCCGCGCCATGGTGCACTTCCTGCGAGAAGAGAAACTGCTGGTCGAGGGCGCCGCCGCCGTCGGCGTGGCCGCCGTCGAGCAGCACCAGCTGGACCTGAGCGGGCGCCGCGTGGCGTTCGTGGTCAGCGGCCAGAACCTGTCCACCGCCACCTTTGCCGAGGCCTGCCGCCTGGCCGGAGAGCGCCCCTATGAACATCTATAA
- a CDS encoding aspartate aminotransferase family protein yields the protein MTIDTQKIIEIDRQNVFHASTHLKQHAHGESPARIVTGAKGIRIQDSLGNEFIDGFAGLYCVNIGYGRTEMAEAIYEQAKQLAYYHTYVGHTTEGMATLSERIVRLAGQGMSKVYYGMSGSDANETQLKLVWYYNNILGRKEKKKVISRDRGYHGSSIASGSMTGLPVFHAHFDLPLERIKHTVAPVYYRRPDDGMSELEFSRYCAQKLEEMILAEGPDTVAAMIGEPVLGTGGIVPPPQGYWSEIRKVLDKYDILLIADEVVCGFGRLGVDFGSQYYEMKPDLITVAKGLTSAYQPLSGVIVGERVWQVLEQGTDTYGAIGHGYTYSGHPMGIASAIANLDIIERENLTGNARDTGAYLQQRMQETFADHPLVGEARGIGLLAALEFSADRSKRQHFDPNLKVGPQISAACLEEGLIARAMPHGDILGFAPPLVVTRGEVDDIVARAERAVNKVTDKLISSGAWQAK from the coding sequence ATGACCATCGACACCCAGAAGATCATCGAGATCGACCGCCAGAACGTCTTTCACGCCTCCACCCACCTGAAGCAACACGCCCACGGCGAGAGCCCGGCGCGCATCGTCACCGGCGCCAAGGGCATCCGCATCCAGGACTCCCTGGGCAACGAGTTCATCGACGGCTTCGCCGGCCTGTACTGCGTGAACATCGGCTACGGCCGCACCGAGATGGCCGAGGCGATCTACGAGCAGGCCAAGCAGCTGGCCTACTACCACACCTATGTCGGCCACACCACCGAGGGCATGGCCACCCTGTCCGAGCGCATCGTCAGGCTCGCCGGCCAGGGCATGAGCAAGGTCTACTACGGCATGTCCGGATCGGACGCCAACGAGACCCAGCTCAAGCTGGTCTGGTACTACAACAACATCCTCGGCCGTAAGGAGAAGAAGAAGGTCATCTCCCGCGACCGCGGCTACCACGGCTCGAGCATCGCCTCCGGCTCCATGACCGGCCTGCCGGTGTTCCACGCCCACTTCGACCTGCCGCTGGAGCGCATCAAGCACACCGTGGCGCCGGTCTACTACCGCCGCCCCGACGACGGCATGAGCGAACTGGAGTTCTCCCGCTACTGCGCGCAGAAGCTCGAGGAGATGATCCTGGCCGAGGGCCCGGACACCGTCGCCGCCATGATCGGCGAGCCGGTGCTCGGCACCGGCGGCATCGTGCCGCCGCCGCAGGGCTACTGGAGCGAAATCCGCAAGGTGCTGGACAAGTACGACATCCTGCTGATCGCCGACGAGGTGGTCTGCGGCTTCGGTCGCCTGGGCGTGGACTTCGGCTCGCAGTACTACGAGATGAAGCCGGATCTGATCACCGTGGCCAAGGGCCTGACCTCGGCCTACCAGCCGCTGTCCGGGGTCATCGTCGGCGAGCGCGTGTGGCAGGTGCTGGAGCAGGGCACCGACACCTACGGCGCCATCGGCCACGGCTACACCTACTCCGGGCACCCCATGGGCATCGCCTCGGCGATCGCCAACCTGGACATCATCGAGCGCGAGAACCTCACCGGCAACGCCCGTGACACCGGCGCCTACCTGCAGCAGCGCATGCAGGAAACCTTCGCCGACCACCCGTTGGTGGGCGAGGCGCGCGGCATCGGCCTGCTGGCGGCCCTGGAGTTCTCCGCCGACCGCAGCAAGCGTCAGCACTTCGACCCGAACCTCAAGGTCGGCCCGCAGATTTCCGCCGCCTGCCTGGAAGAGGGCCTGATCGCTCGCGCCATGCCCCACGGCGACATCCTCGGCTTCGCCCCGCCGCTGGTGGTCACCCGCGGCGAGGTCGACGACATCGTCGCCCGTGCCGAGCGGGCGGTGAACAAGGTCACCGACAAGCTGATCAGCAGCGGCGCCTGGCAGGCCAAGTAA